Proteins co-encoded in one Pelobates fuscus isolate aPelFus1 chromosome 5, aPelFus1.pri, whole genome shotgun sequence genomic window:
- the LOC134610425 gene encoding protein SCO1 homolog, mitochondrial: MAAMAAVLCVRLGARQLVYRAPGSTGRVVTDKTWSKYAKNLRLFSTIPPSAPKRKYGPVTWKSLVVTVALGGAIMGGMKYLKKVKEENIEKERNRSIGKPLLGGPFSLIDHNGQPKTDKDFHGQWVLLYFGFTHCPDICPEEIEKMILVVDEIDKIPSIPNLTPLFITIDPERDDKDAVSRYIKEFSPKLIGLTGSVEQIEAVAKAYRVYFSPGPKDDDNDYIVDHTIIMYLIGPDGSFVDYYGQNKNNAEISVSIGTNMRKFKHTS; the protein is encoded by the exons ATGGCGGCGATGGCTGCTGTGCTCTGTGTGCGGCTGGGAGCTCGGCAGCTGGTATACAGAGCACCTGGGAGCACTGGGCGG GTTGTGACAGATAAAACATGGAGCAAGTACGCCAAAAATCTTCGCCTTTTCAGTACAATTCCACCTTCCGCACCAAAAAGAAAGTATGGG CCGGTTACATGGAAATCTCTGGTGGTTACTGTCGCGTTGGGAGGGGCTATAATGGGTGGAATGAAATACCTGAAGAAAGTCAAGGAAGAGA ATattgaaaaagaaagaaatcGTTCCATAGGGAAGCCGTTACTCGGCGGACCTTTTTCTTTAATCGACCACAATGGACAACCTAAAACAGATAAAGATTTTCATGGCCAGTGGGTCCTGCTGTACTTCGGATTCACACATTGTCCAGACATTTGCCCAGAGGAAATTGAAAAGATGATTCTTGTCGTTGATGAGATTG ATAAGATTCCATCAATCCCTAATCTAACACCTCTTTTCATCACGATTGATCCTGAACGTGACGACAAAGATGCAGTCAGTAGATATATTAAAG aattCTCTCCCAAATTGATTGGATTAACTGGGTCAGTTGAACAGATCGAGGCAGTGGCAAAAGCATACAGAGTATATTTCAGCCCAGGACCAAAGGACGATGACAATGATTACATT GTGGATCACACAATCATCATGTATCTGATTGGACCAGATGGATCCTTTGTTGATTATTatggacaaaataaaaataacgcAGAGATTTCTGTCTCTATTGGAACCAATATGCGCAAATTCAAACACACGAGTTAG